GGAATCGTGATGATTGAGAAGGATCTTACTTTTTCTTGAGCTTTTAATCCCATAGCCTCTAGGTCGTTCTTCGCAAGCGTTAGCTTGTAATTCGGAACAAAGAATTCCGGTTCTAAAACTGGAAATGCGATGGCTGGAGTTTCCGTAGACTGAAGCCACACAAAGATTTCATCCTGTGGATCTTCTAATAATACAAAATGTCTAAGCTCGCTAAAACCTAGAAGACCTTCTGGAAAAAACAGAACGTCAGTCTCTTGTATTTCAATTTGTCCAAAAC
The Bdellovibrionota bacterium DNA segment above includes these coding regions:
- a CDS encoding flagellar assembly protein FliW, which translates into the protein MTVQTSRFGQIEIQETDVLFFPEGLLGFSELRHFVLLEDPQDEIFVWLQSTETPAIAFPVLEPEFFVPNYKLTLAKNDLEAMGLKAQEKVRSFSIITIPDDAKLMTANLKAPIVIHISSRVSRQCVLQDNNLAIREPIFTSLQQRLVQMPNQKFRETNATEKSVPQALSLAEL